The Anabaena sp. WA102 genome contains a region encoding:
- a CDS encoding acetyltransferase: MNKERIAVIGAGGHAKVVASTLMAAGHQVVGFYDDNLQKRGTNIFGIPVIGPVSELTSGNFSHAIIGIGQNETRKRLVEKLHLNWITVIHPYAWVHPEVLLGAGTVVCAGAIVQPYSRIGSHVIINTKTSVDHDCCVGDYAHLAFSHLAGGVTAHEGAFLALGSTVFPGVQIGAWATVSAGSVAMKDVMPKSTVAGVPARLIKEAK; encoded by the coding sequence ATGAATAAAGAAAGAATAGCTGTAATTGGAGCAGGAGGTCATGCCAAAGTAGTAGCAAGTACGCTCATGGCAGCAGGCCACCAAGTAGTAGGTTTTTACGATGATAATCTGCAAAAGAGAGGAACGAATATTTTTGGTATTCCAGTTATTGGTCCAGTCAGTGAGCTGACATCTGGCAACTTCTCTCATGCAATCATTGGTATTGGTCAAAATGAGACCCGGAAGCGTTTAGTAGAAAAACTTCATCTTAATTGGATAACAGTGATTCATCCCTATGCTTGGGTTCATCCTGAAGTTTTATTAGGTGCAGGTACAGTAGTTTGTGCTGGTGCAATAGTCCAGCCCTATTCAAGAATTGGATCGCACGTAATTATTAATACTAAAACCAGCGTTGATCACGACTGCTGCGTAGGAGATTATGCACATCTGGCGTTCTCCCACCTTGCTGGCGGTGTAACAGCCCATGAGGGAGCTTTTCTAGCTTTGGGAAGCACTGTATTTCCAGGAGTTCAGATTGGAGCTTGGGCTACTGTGAGTGCAGGATCGGTAGCAATGAAGGATGTTATGCCAAAAAGTACAGTAGCAGGTGTGCCTGCTCGATTAATTAAAGAAGCTAAGTAG
- a CDS encoding 3-oxoacyl-ACP synthase III family protein, producing the protein MQQVMISNISMRSIAIALPEKTEFNYELSDVLDYEEIERLSQRIGIYSRRVAEDDITAFDLMYQAVENLLKNTYLKKEDIDCIVCVTQTPDYLIPGNSFLLCHKLGLKASIFTLDINAGCAGFTHGLIVLGRLINNGDMKCGLLVVGDTLTRLVNPKDKTERLLFGDGAAACVLEFDQKGRGLTACWRTIADDYDKLIVPAGGMRKPNTEETNITNLRKNGIYRSENNLAMDGAAVFSFSIQEVPDIVNFALRSCNLSSDDIDLFIFHQANKFMVDSIRTKLKISAEKVPIFVEGIGNTSCASIPIAISRYALNQGINKISGRLCLTGFGTGLSLSSIIIEVEDLIVTSL; encoded by the coding sequence ATGCAACAAGTGATGATTTCCAACATTAGTATGCGAAGTATAGCAATTGCTTTACCTGAAAAAACTGAATTTAATTATGAATTATCTGATGTGTTAGATTATGAAGAAATAGAGCGTCTCAGTCAAAGAATTGGCATTTACAGTAGAAGAGTTGCCGAAGACGATATAACAGCTTTTGATCTGATGTACCAAGCCGTCGAAAATCTTCTTAAAAATACATATCTTAAGAAAGAAGATATAGACTGTATTGTATGTGTTACCCAGACTCCAGATTATTTGATTCCTGGTAATTCATTCCTCTTATGTCATAAATTAGGATTAAAAGCAAGCATTTTTACACTAGATATAAATGCTGGATGTGCGGGCTTTACACATGGTCTAATTGTACTGGGAAGATTAATTAATAATGGTGATATGAAATGCGGATTGTTGGTTGTTGGAGATACACTTACAAGATTGGTAAATCCCAAAGATAAAACTGAGCGATTGTTATTTGGTGATGGTGCGGCTGCGTGTGTTTTAGAATTTGATCAAAAAGGCAGAGGGCTAACAGCTTGCTGGCGAACTATTGCTGATGATTATGATAAGTTAATTGTCCCTGCTGGTGGCATGAGAAAGCCAAATACCGAGGAAACAAACATTACTAATTTAAGAAAAAATGGAATCTACAGAAGCGAGAATAACCTTGCTATGGATGGTGCTGCTGTTTTTTCATTTTCAATTCAAGAAGTGCCAGATATCGTCAATTTTGCGCTGAGAAGTTGCAATTTAAGCAGTGACGATATTGATTTATTTATATTTCACCAAGCTAATAAATTCATGGTTGATTCTATCCGCACAAAATTAAAGATTAGTGCAGAAAAAGTTCCCATATTTGTAGAAGGGATAGGTAATACAAGTTGTGCCTCCATACCAATTGCTATTAGTCGCTATGCCTTAAATCAAGGAATTAATAAAATTAGTGGTCGGCTATGTCTGACTGGGTTTGGGACTGGCTTGTCTCTTAGTAGCATAATTATCGAAGTAGAAGATTTAATTGTCACTTCACTATAA